From Coturnix japonica isolate 7356 chromosome 1, Coturnix japonica 2.1, whole genome shotgun sequence, the proteins below share one genomic window:
- the CDC42EP1 gene encoding cdc42 effector protein 1 encodes MSLGKLPVLSWVSGSHGKRRLKSELTPDMISPPLGDFRHTMHVGRGGDVFGDTSFLSNHGGAEPAKANNFFARTLRHVRRTPQRRRGSGSSQAGASPEPPAISPIIKNAVSLPQLNEAAYDSDSGLTSKFSFKSASNRLSKAHQTYGLESGFCTIPRVPRLEKAQESTFPGEEELERSDSLLSFRLDLGPSLMSELLQVMSFSETNGNEVAEDGRDPPGSCVLPHGEGTKDGVPPGPNTSHGELKAKPSFWDNAGQANSLLGLSIRANGEARAIEQRKEDPARASGLGAVPGGTLWQGHWNDCSIEAGEFERAAQVLARHYGGTSTPRSSEKGEGARQGWTRAAWESPSSNSWRPQVSAARQSPEDTWDQGEEEDEEDELPSLQEGHVGTRGGRSNSFEYADEEEEDDEVKV; translated from the exons ATGAGCCTGGGGAAGCTGCCAGTGCTCAGCTGGGTGTCGGGCTCCCATGGCAAGCGGCGGCTGAAGTCGGAGCTGACGCCGGACATGATCAGCCCACCACTGGGGGACTTTCGGCACACCATGCACGTGGGGCGTGGCGGTGATGTCTTTGGGGACACCTCCTTCCTCAGCAACCATGGTGGGGCTGAGCCAGCCAAGGCCAATAACTTCTTTGCCCGCACGCTGCGGCACGTCCGACGGACACCGCAGAGGAGACGGGGCAGCGGGAGCAGCCAGGCAGGGGCATCACCTGAACCCCCGGCCATTTCACCCATCATCAAGAATGCTGTGTCGCTGCCACAGCTCAACGAGGCAGCGTATGACAGCGACAGTGGTTTGACCAGCAAGTTCTCCTTCAAGAGTGCCTCAAACAGACTCTCCAAAGCACACCAGACCTACG GGCTGGAGTCTGGATTTTGCACCATCCCTCGTGTCCCTCGCCTGGAAAAGGCCCAGGAGAGCACCTTCCCTGGGGAAGAAGAGCTGGAACGCTCAGACTCCCTGCTCTCCTTCCGCCTGGACCTGGGGCCCTCTCTCATGAGCGAGCTCCTCCAGGTGATGAGCTTCTCTGAAACCAATGGGAACGAGGTAGCAGAGGATGGCCGAGACCCACCTGGCAGCTGTGTGCTTCCACATGGTGAGGGGACCAAGGACGGAGTCCCTCCAGGACCAAACACATCCCATGGAGAGCTGAAGGCAAAACCCAGCTTCTGGGACAACGCTGGGCAAGCCAACTCACTTCTGGGATTGTCCATCCGTGCCAATGGAGAGGCACGTGCCATTGAGCAGCGCAAGGAGGACCCAGCACGAGCCTCAGGGCTGGGGGCAGTGCCCGGAGGGACCCTATGGCAGGGGCACTGGAACGACTGCTCCATTGAGGCAGGGGAGTTCGAGCGGGCAGCCCAGGTCCTGGCTCGCCATTATGGGGGGACAAGCACCCCACGCAGCTCAGAGAAGGGCGAGGGTGCTCGGCAAGGCTGGACACGGGCTGCCTGGGAGAGCCCCAGCAGCAACTCATGGCGGCCACAAGTGTCAGCAGCCAGACAGTCTCCAGAGGACACCTGGGAccaaggagaggaggaggatgaggaagacGAGCTCCCCAGCCTGCAAGAGGGGCACGTTGGCACCCGGGGGGGGCGCAGCAATTCCTTTGAGTATGCCgacgaggaggaggaagacGATGAAGTCAAGGTGTGA